The following coding sequences lie in one Streptomyces venezuelae genomic window:
- a CDS encoding NAD(P)/FAD-dependent oxidoreductase, with protein sequence MERTGRTGIAVVGASLGGLRAAEQLRAAGWHGPITLFGDEPHLPYNRPPLSKAVLAGHALAAGTELRRRPSVEDVEWRLGAAVSAADLMTHTLTLTDGSVHMYEGLVAATGVRPRRLPMPGGPPRHVVRTLEDSAALAAGLAAGARVLVIGSGFIGCEVAATARTAGCVVTVVAPETEPMVLALGPHLARALRRRHEARGVRFHMGRLATELTPEGCVLDDGTELRADLLVEAIGSLPNTEWLAATPGLDLTDGILCDAHLRIGGIPHAVAVGDVARFPNPRYGPVPRRVEHWSVPGDTARHAARTLVATLTGTPRDPAPCAPLPSFWSDQYTLRLQSFGQPALADRSELLEGDPTAPEGDLLYAYYQGPRLIGVAALGGPTATAAAARHRPHLMTLPEPVT encoded by the coding sequence ATGGAGCGGACCGGGCGGACCGGGATCGCCGTCGTCGGGGCGTCGCTCGGCGGCCTGCGCGCGGCGGAACAACTCCGTGCCGCGGGCTGGCACGGCCCGATCACCCTCTTCGGCGACGAGCCCCACCTCCCTTACAACCGCCCGCCGCTGTCCAAGGCGGTTCTCGCGGGCCACGCGCTCGCGGCGGGCACGGAACTGCGCAGGCGTCCGAGCGTCGAGGACGTCGAGTGGCGACTGGGAGCGGCGGTATCAGCCGCGGACCTCATGACGCACACACTCACACTGACCGACGGATCGGTCCACATGTACGAGGGTCTGGTGGCCGCGACGGGGGTGCGGCCACGCAGACTCCCGATGCCCGGGGGCCCGCCCCGGCACGTCGTCCGCACGCTGGAGGACTCGGCGGCCCTGGCCGCCGGACTGGCGGCGGGCGCCCGGGTGTTAGTGATCGGATCGGGTTTCATCGGCTGCGAGGTGGCGGCCACCGCGCGCACGGCGGGGTGCGTGGTGACCGTCGTGGCGCCGGAGACGGAACCGATGGTGCTGGCGCTCGGTCCGCATCTGGCGCGGGCGCTGCGGCGCCGCCACGAGGCGAGGGGAGTACGTTTCCACATGGGCCGCCTGGCGACGGAACTCACCCCAGAGGGCTGCGTCCTGGACGACGGCACGGAATTACGGGCGGACCTGCTGGTCGAAGCGATCGGCTCGCTCCCCAACACGGAGTGGCTGGCGGCGACGCCGGGCCTCGACCTGACCGACGGCATCCTCTGCGACGCCCATCTGCGCATCGGCGGCATCCCGCACGCGGTGGCGGTCGGCGACGTGGCCCGCTTCCCGAACCCGCGCTACGGCCCCGTGCCGCGCCGGGTGGAACACTGGTCGGTCCCCGGCGACACGGCCCGCCACGCGGCCCGCACGCTGGTGGCGACTCTGACCGGCACGCCCCGCGACCCCGCGCCCTGCGCACCCCTTCCCTCCTTCTGGAGCGACCAGTACACCCTGCGCCTCCAGTCGTTCGGCCAGCCCGCGCTGGCGGACCGCAGCGAACTCCTGGAGGGCGACCCGACCGCCCCGGAAGGCGACCTCCTGTACGCCTACTACCAGGGCCCCCGCCTCATCGGCGTAGCCGCCCTGGGCGGCCCCACGGCAACCGCCGCGGCGGCCCGCCACCGCCCCCACCTCATGACGCTGCCGGAGCCGGTGACCTGA
- a CDS encoding GntR family transcriptional regulator: MPQIEEAQPKYLQIAHHIRDQILRGDLKAGDEVPSERQLAVDWAVSRPTAARSLEVLSQQGLVEKRQGSGTYVRGLAVNRRARELYGRARQTGKIYTPGEYAVITSAGRLEAPAYVAEALRLAPGAHAVHRRRVTKDASGPIAISTSWFSDDVSECAPKLLDPERIEEGTLMYVESMTRRQGSYAEDRMCARLATEGEVRELELDSGSAVLVVHHVVYDVRDRPLEFAEATYPPGRWAFEQGYPIG; this comes from the coding sequence ATGCCGCAGATCGAAGAGGCCCAGCCCAAGTACCTGCAGATCGCGCACCACATCCGCGATCAGATCCTCCGGGGCGACTTGAAGGCCGGCGACGAGGTTCCGTCCGAACGCCAACTCGCCGTCGACTGGGCGGTGTCACGTCCGACGGCGGCGCGTTCGCTGGAGGTGTTGAGCCAGCAAGGGCTGGTCGAGAAACGGCAGGGATCGGGGACTTACGTGCGCGGCTTGGCCGTCAACCGTCGAGCCAGGGAGCTCTACGGGCGCGCGAGGCAGACCGGCAAGATCTACACGCCGGGTGAGTATGCGGTGATCACCTCAGCTGGGCGGCTGGAGGCGCCTGCCTATGTGGCCGAGGCGCTGAGACTGGCGCCCGGCGCCCATGCCGTTCATCGTCGCCGGGTGACCAAGGATGCGTCCGGTCCGATCGCGATCTCCACCTCGTGGTTCAGTGACGACGTGAGCGAGTGCGCACCCAAGCTCCTTGATCCTGAGCGGATCGAGGAAGGCACGCTCATGTACGTCGAGAGCATGACGCGCCGTCAAGGGAGCTACGCAGAGGATCGAATGTGCGCTCGGCTGGCGACGGAGGGCGAAGTCAGGGAACTCGAACTCGACTCCGGTTCAGCTGTCTTGGTTGTCCATCACGTGGTCTATGACGTGCGGGATCGCCCCTTGGAGTTCGCCGAGGCCACCTATCCGCCGGGCCGTTGGGCGTTCGAGCAGGGGTACCCGATCGGTTAG
- the ppdK gene encoding pyruvate, phosphate dikinase, producing MSENKDPHVAHTSESVKFVYDFTEGNKDLKDLLGGKGANLAEMTNLGLPVPPGFTITTEACKTYLDSGEEPVELRDEVSAHLDALEKKMGKKLGQSDDPLLVSVRSGAKFSMPGMMDTVLNIGLSDKSVTGLAKQSGDDRFAWDSYRRLIQMFGKTVLGVDGELFEDALEKAKETKKVAVDTDLEAADLKKLVTKFKKIVKTEAGRDFPQDPREQMDLAIRSVFESWNTDRAKLYRRQERIPGDLGTAVNICSMVFGNLGPDSGTGVAFTRDPASGHQGVYGDYLQNAQGEDVVAGIRNTVPLADLEQIDKKSYDQLMQIMETLETHYKDLCDIEFTIERGQLWMLQTRVGKRTAGAAFRIATQLVDQGLIDEAEALQRVNGAQLAQLMFPRFDESASVEQLGRGIAASPGAAVGKAVFDSYTAIKWSRSGEKVILIRRETNPDDLDGMIAAEGILTSRGGKTSHAAVVARGMGKTCVCGAEDLEVDTKRRRMTVGETVVEEGDVVSIDGSTGKVYLGEVPVVPSPVVEYFEGRMHAGADDADELVAAVHRIMAYADRVRRLRVRANADNAEDALRARRFGAQGIGLCRTEHMFLGERREMVERLILADADGEREDALKELLPLQKRDFVELFEAMDGLPVTVRLLDPPLHEFLPDITELSVRVALAESRKDANENDLRLLQAVHRLHEQNPMLGLRGVRLGLVIPGLFTMQVRAIAEAAAERKTAKGDPRAEIMIPLVGTVQELEIVREEAEQVIAEVVETTGVDLKLALGTMIELPRAALTADQIAEAAEFFSFGTNDLTQTVWGFSRDDVEASFFTAYLEKGIFGVSPFETIDKDGVGKLVRDAVAAGRATRPDLKLGVCGEHGGDPESVHFFHEVGLDYVSCSPFRIPVARLEAGRAASHSTGSDHR from the coding sequence GTGTCGGAAAACAAAGATCCCCACGTAGCTCACACGAGCGAGAGCGTGAAGTTCGTCTACGACTTCACCGAGGGCAACAAGGACCTCAAGGACCTTCTCGGCGGGAAGGGCGCGAACCTCGCCGAGATGACCAATCTCGGGCTGCCCGTCCCTCCGGGCTTCACGATCACCACCGAGGCCTGCAAGACGTACCTCGACAGCGGCGAGGAGCCCGTCGAGCTGCGGGACGAGGTGAGTGCGCACCTCGACGCCCTCGAGAAGAAGATGGGCAAGAAGCTCGGCCAGTCCGACGACCCGCTGCTCGTCTCGGTCCGCTCCGGCGCGAAGTTCTCGATGCCCGGCATGATGGACACGGTCCTGAACATCGGCCTCTCCGACAAGTCGGTGACGGGCCTCGCCAAGCAGTCCGGCGACGACCGCTTCGCGTGGGACTCCTACCGCCGGCTCATCCAGATGTTCGGCAAGACCGTCCTCGGCGTCGACGGCGAACTCTTCGAGGACGCCCTGGAGAAGGCCAAGGAGACCAAGAAGGTCGCGGTCGACACCGACCTCGAGGCCGCCGACCTGAAGAAGCTGGTCACGAAGTTCAAGAAGATCGTCAAGACGGAGGCCGGGCGGGACTTCCCGCAGGACCCGCGCGAGCAGATGGACCTCGCGATCCGTTCGGTCTTCGAGTCGTGGAACACCGACCGCGCCAAGCTCTACCGCCGCCAGGAGCGCATCCCCGGCGACCTCGGCACGGCCGTCAACATCTGCTCGATGGTCTTCGGCAACCTCGGCCCCGACTCCGGCACGGGCGTCGCGTTCACCCGCGACCCGGCCTCGGGCCACCAGGGCGTGTACGGCGACTACCTGCAGAACGCGCAGGGCGAGGACGTCGTCGCGGGCATCCGCAACACGGTCCCGCTCGCCGATCTGGAGCAGATCGACAAGAAGTCGTACGACCAGCTCATGCAGATCATGGAGACCCTCGAGACGCACTACAAGGACCTGTGCGACATCGAGTTCACCATTGAGCGCGGCCAGCTGTGGATGCTGCAGACCCGCGTCGGCAAGCGCACCGCCGGCGCCGCGTTCCGCATCGCCACGCAGCTCGTGGACCAGGGCCTGATCGACGAGGCCGAGGCGCTGCAGCGCGTCAACGGCGCCCAGCTCGCGCAGCTCATGTTCCCCCGCTTCGACGAGAGCGCGTCGGTCGAGCAGCTGGGCCGCGGCATCGCCGCGTCACCCGGTGCCGCGGTCGGCAAGGCCGTCTTCGACTCGTACACCGCGATCAAGTGGTCGCGTTCGGGCGAGAAGGTCATCCTGATCCGCCGCGAGACCAACCCCGACGACCTCGACGGCATGATCGCGGCCGAGGGCATCCTGACCTCGCGCGGCGGCAAGACCTCGCACGCCGCCGTCGTGGCGCGCGGCATGGGCAAGACCTGTGTGTGCGGCGCGGAGGACCTGGAGGTCGACACGAAGCGCCGCCGGATGACGGTGGGCGAGACCGTCGTCGAGGAGGGCGACGTCGTCTCCATCGACGGCTCGACGGGCAAGGTCTACCTGGGCGAGGTGCCCGTGGTCCCCTCCCCCGTCGTGGAGTACTTCGAGGGCCGCATGCACGCGGGCGCCGACGACGCGGACGAGCTGGTCGCGGCGGTGCACCGGATCATGGCGTACGCGGACCGGGTACGTCGCCTGCGCGTCCGCGCCAACGCGGACAACGCGGAGGACGCGCTCCGCGCCCGCCGCTTCGGCGCCCAGGGCATCGGCCTGTGCCGCACCGAGCACATGTTCCTCGGTGAGCGCCGCGAGATGGTGGAGCGGCTGATCCTCGCGGACGCGGACGGCGAGCGCGAGGACGCCCTGAAGGAACTCCTCCCGCTCCAGAAGCGGGACTTCGTGGAGCTCTTCGAGGCGATGGACGGCCTCCCGGTCACGGTCCGCCTCCTCGACCCGCCGCTGCACGAGTTCCTCCCCGACATCACGGAGCTCTCGGTCCGCGTCGCGCTCGCCGAGTCCCGCAAGGACGCCAACGAGAACGACCTGCGCCTGCTCCAGGCCGTCCACCGCCTGCACGAGCAGAACCCGATGCTGGGGCTTCGGGGTGTGCGGTTGGGGTTGGTCATCCCTGGTCTCTTCACCATGCAGGTCCGTGCGATCGCCGAGGCCGCGGCCGAGCGCAAGACCGCCAAGGGCGACCCGCGCGCGGAGATCATGATTCCGCTCGTCGGCACGGTGCAGGAGCTGGAGATCGTCCGCGAGGAGGCCGAGCAGGTCATCGCGGAGGTCGTCGAGACGACCGGCGTCGACCTGAAGCTGGCGCTCGGCACGATGATCGAACTCCCGCGCGCCGCGCTCACCGCGGACCAGATCGCGGAGGCGGCCGAGTTCTTCTCCTTCGGCACGAACGACCTCACCCAGACGGTCTGGGGCTTCTCCCGCGACGACGTGGAGGCCTCGTTCTTCACGGCGTACCTGGAGAAGGGCATCTTCGGGGTCTCCCCGTTCGAGACGATCGACAAGGACGGCGTCGGCAAGCTGGTCCGCGACGCGGTGGCGGCGGGCCGGGCCACCCGCCCCGACCTCAAGCTCGGCGTCTGCGGCGAGCACGGCGGCGACCCGGAGTCCGTCCACTTCTTCCACGAGGTGGGCCTGGACTACGTCTCCTGCTCCCCGTTCCGCATCCCGGTGGCCCGCCTGGAGGCCGGCCGCGCCGCGTCCCACTCCACGGGCAGCGACCACCGGTAA
- a CDS encoding ATP-binding protein has translation MAADPRGGLDEGSLLGGVTLRPVPESVPRARREFRVFTASYNLACSIDDCVLMLSELVTNAVLHGRAEESWRVRVEWWRAGESLRVDVHNPGLPAGVRRRDPDADDAHGRGLLLVDALSDDWSAGPSRFGGTVVSFRFDAAWKP, from the coding sequence ATGGCAGCGGATCCGCGTGGTGGACTGGACGAGGGCTCCCTGCTCGGGGGTGTGACTCTCCGGCCCGTGCCTGAGTCCGTGCCCCGGGCGCGGCGGGAGTTCCGGGTGTTCACCGCTTCGTACAACCTGGCGTGCTCGATCGACGACTGCGTCCTGATGCTCTCGGAGCTGGTGACGAACGCCGTCCTTCACGGGCGGGCGGAGGAGTCCTGGAGAGTGCGCGTCGAATGGTGGCGGGCGGGGGAATCCCTGCGGGTCGACGTGCACAACCCGGGGCTTCCGGCCGGCGTTCGGCGACGCGACCCTGACGCGGATGATGCGCATGGGCGGGGGCTGCTGCTGGTCGATGCGCTGTCCGACGACTGGAGCGCAGGCCCCAGCCGCTTCGGTGGCACGGTTGTTTCCTTCAGGTTCGATGCGGCCTGGAAGCCGTGA
- a CDS encoding ferredoxin translates to MRVIVDLDVCQDHGQCVFAAPDIFRLDEEGRLAYVDSPDAALRADAEDAADVCPLQAIRVEG, encoded by the coding sequence ATGAGGGTGATAGTCGACCTGGACGTCTGCCAGGATCACGGGCAGTGCGTCTTCGCCGCGCCGGACATCTTCCGGCTCGACGAGGAGGGCCGCCTCGCGTACGTGGACTCGCCCGACGCGGCGCTGCGCGCCGACGCCGAGGACGCGGCCGACGTATGCCCGCTGCAGGCCATCCGGGTCGAGGGCTGA
- a CDS encoding 3,4-dihydroxyphenylacetate 2,3-dioxygenase — translation MSDTPRASAGGEIVGAGLLAHVPTIVLPEPTRKELNEGREISLVPGLRKLRADVFETLDYDTVVVLDSHWATTVEFVISAHPRRAGLFTSEELPRGMCRMPYDYPGDPELAHSVARFAEKHGTWITPIDDPFLPVYYATINLWTYLGHGLPAKKWVSIGVCQTGDAEDHLRLGRALADGVAALPGRRVLLIASGALSHTFWPLRELRAHESSDPAHIRTPEARAADHARIAWLERGDHAQVLRTMPEFLTHKPEARFGHYLMMIGALGEERCTAPGRAYSAYENSIGTGQMHLWFDRPATGWTGEAPEAEATA, via the coding sequence ATGAGTGACACTCCCCGCGCGTCGGCCGGCGGCGAGATCGTCGGAGCGGGCCTCCTCGCCCACGTCCCCACCATCGTGCTGCCCGAGCCCACTCGCAAAGAGCTCAACGAGGGCCGCGAGATCAGCCTCGTCCCCGGCCTGCGCAAACTGCGCGCCGACGTGTTCGAGACGCTCGACTACGACACCGTCGTCGTCCTCGACTCGCACTGGGCGACCACCGTCGAGTTCGTCATCTCCGCACACCCGCGCCGCGCCGGACTCTTCACTTCCGAAGAGCTGCCGCGCGGCATGTGCCGCATGCCGTACGACTACCCGGGCGACCCCGAACTCGCCCACTCCGTCGCCCGGTTCGCCGAGAAACACGGCACCTGGATCACCCCGATCGACGACCCCTTCCTGCCCGTGTACTACGCCACCATCAACCTGTGGACGTACCTGGGCCACGGCCTCCCCGCAAAGAAGTGGGTCTCGATCGGGGTCTGCCAGACCGGTGACGCCGAGGACCACCTGCGGCTCGGCCGGGCGCTCGCCGACGGCGTCGCAGCGCTCCCCGGACGCAGGGTCCTGCTCATCGCGTCCGGCGCCCTCTCGCACACGTTCTGGCCGCTGCGCGAACTCCGCGCCCACGAGTCGAGCGACCCCGCCCACATCCGTACACCCGAGGCGCGCGCGGCCGACCACGCACGGATCGCATGGCTGGAGCGCGGCGACCACGCGCAAGTCCTGCGCACCATGCCGGAGTTCCTCACCCACAAGCCGGAAGCACGGTTCGGGCACTACCTCATGATGATCGGCGCCCTGGGCGAGGAACGCTGCACCGCCCCCGGCCGCGCCTACAGCGCGTACGAGAACTCCATCGGCACGGGCCAGATGCACCTGTGGTTCGACCGCCCGGCCACCGGCTGGACCGGCGAGGCCCCTGAAGCGGAGGCGACGGCATGA
- a CDS encoding fumarylacetoacetate hydrolase family protein, whose translation MRGSGSRTTTTTEYRRVLLDGSAVQVVREGDELIAADGRRVKASEAHHLPPVRPSKVIAVHLNHRSRVEEFGATLPPAPTYFHKPVSALNSHGGAVVRPEGCKYLNYEGEIGIVIGRTCRNVAPDEAGAYIAGFTVANDYGLHDFRDTDAGSMLRVKGSDTLCPLGPGLVTGWDFHGKHLRTYVNGELAQDGSTDEMQWDMHYLVADIARTITLEPGDVLLSGTPAGSRPVHPGDIVEVEAEGLGRLTNHIVAGPTAIRPDVGAQPTESEEVLSTALGGDWEFRGIRPPRR comes from the coding sequence ATGAGGGGGAGCGGATCGAGGACGACGACCACGACCGAGTACCGCCGTGTCCTGCTCGACGGGTCCGCCGTCCAGGTCGTGCGGGAGGGCGACGAACTGATCGCCGCGGACGGCCGCCGCGTCAAGGCGTCGGAGGCCCACCACCTTCCGCCCGTACGCCCGTCCAAGGTGATCGCGGTCCACCTCAACCACCGCAGCCGAGTGGAGGAGTTCGGAGCCACGCTCCCCCCGGCCCCCACCTACTTCCACAAGCCGGTCTCCGCCCTCAACAGCCACGGCGGCGCCGTCGTACGCCCCGAAGGCTGCAAGTACCTCAACTACGAGGGCGAGATCGGCATCGTCATCGGCCGCACCTGCCGCAACGTGGCGCCGGACGAGGCCGGCGCGTACATCGCGGGCTTCACCGTCGCCAACGACTACGGCCTGCACGACTTCCGCGACACCGACGCCGGCTCGATGCTCCGCGTCAAGGGCTCCGACACGCTCTGCCCGCTCGGCCCGGGCCTGGTCACGGGCTGGGACTTCCACGGAAAACACCTCCGTACGTACGTCAACGGCGAACTCGCACAGGACGGTTCGACCGACGAAATGCAGTGGGACATGCACTACCTCGTCGCCGACATCGCCCGCACGATCACTCTGGAACCGGGCGACGTCCTGCTCTCCGGCACACCCGCGGGCTCCCGCCCGGTCCATCCCGGCGACATCGTCGAGGTCGAGGCGGAGGGCCTGGGACGCCTCACCAACCACATCGTCGCCGGCCCGACGGCGATCCGCCCCGATGTCGGCGCCCAGCCCACGGAGTCCGAGGAGGTCCTGTCCACGGCGCTGGGCGGCGACTGGGAGTTCCGAGGCATCAGACCACCCCGCCGCTGA
- a CDS encoding DUF4394 domain-containing protein translates to MVTSTALMLSAPGSGSAAPAAVPSLRAFGITGDGTQMATFTTDRPNVLDWVRDIVGLNGDTALIGIDFRVQNGLMYGVGDKGGIYTIKTPPATPDVEITKVSQLQYALHGTNFGVDFNPAADRLRVISDTGQNLRHNLNDHTTVQDLNLTTPPTEGTTKGVSAAAYTNNDLNGATGTTLFDINTAGDQVVIQSPANNGTLAPTGSLGIDAQTNAGLDIFSSPSGGKTVSNTAFATLTASGATRPSLYSVNLFTGEATLVSDALKSRFPLNITDLAITLTGS, encoded by the coding sequence ATGGTCACGTCGACAGCACTCATGCTGAGTGCGCCCGGCAGCGGCTCGGCCGCTCCCGCCGCCGTTCCCAGCCTCCGCGCGTTCGGGATCACGGGTGACGGCACCCAGATGGCCACGTTCACCACCGACCGGCCGAACGTGCTCGACTGGGTCAGGGACATCGTCGGCCTCAATGGCGACACCGCTCTGATCGGCATCGACTTCCGGGTGCAGAACGGCCTGATGTACGGCGTCGGCGACAAGGGCGGCATCTACACGATCAAGACCCCGCCGGCCACCCCGGACGTCGAGATCACCAAGGTGTCCCAGCTCCAGTACGCGCTGCACGGGACGAACTTCGGCGTCGACTTCAACCCCGCCGCAGACCGGCTGCGCGTGATCAGCGACACCGGCCAGAACCTCCGGCACAACCTCAACGACCACACGACCGTCCAGGACCTGAACCTCACGACCCCGCCGACCGAGGGCACGACCAAGGGCGTCTCCGCCGCCGCCTACACGAACAACGACCTCAACGGTGCCACCGGGACCACGCTGTTCGACATCAACACGGCAGGCGACCAGGTCGTCATCCAGTCGCCGGCCAACAACGGCACGCTGGCGCCGACCGGCAGCCTCGGCATCGACGCGCAGACCAACGCGGGCCTGGACATCTTCAGCAGTCCGTCGGGCGGCAAGACGGTCAGCAACACCGCCTTCGCCACGCTCACCGCCTCCGGCGCCACCAGGCCCTCCCTCTACAGCGTCAACCTCTTCACCGGCGAGGCCACACTCGTCTCCGACGCCCTCAAATCCAGGTTCCCCCTAAACATCACAGACCTGGCCATCACCCTCACCGGCAGCTAG
- a CDS encoding DUF1152 domain-containing protein — MTRLIVAAGGGGDAVAAAVLDAALYGGSGEPAVILTYAWDRLLVDPLPGPRGPDSFTGLAPLTRGVWTVPASARPIAPAGSTLPRLASELPHTFALLDPRHGAAGITHQLDALVRHLRPKSIDLLDVGGDILAKGDEPTLRSPLADALTLASCYQLDRSIRLLIAGPGLDGEIPAVDLADRMGPPILTLTADHIEPISAVLEWHPSEATGMLAATARGARGLCEVRDAGLPVPLTDQSPGLHEADLHQALQRNELARALLPTETLGQAEQRSRAICGYSEIDYERNKANWLNSQPNRKPDPTRTLHCLDEFQEEARHRGITHTTFRRITEALGIVGKQRQTLRKLLISHRPNQYEAPLWRISPGA; from the coding sequence ATGACGCGCCTGATCGTGGCAGCCGGAGGAGGGGGCGACGCCGTCGCCGCCGCAGTACTGGACGCGGCCCTCTACGGGGGCAGCGGAGAACCAGCGGTGATCCTCACGTACGCGTGGGACCGACTGCTCGTCGACCCACTACCAGGGCCGCGAGGGCCGGACAGCTTCACGGGGTTGGCCCCTCTCACGCGAGGCGTGTGGACGGTCCCGGCGTCTGCGAGGCCCATCGCGCCGGCAGGTTCCACGCTCCCCCGGTTGGCGAGCGAACTCCCGCACACCTTTGCTCTGCTCGACCCGCGGCACGGTGCCGCGGGCATCACGCACCAACTCGACGCACTCGTCCGTCACCTGCGCCCCAAGTCCATCGACCTCCTGGACGTCGGCGGCGACATCCTCGCCAAAGGTGACGAGCCCACACTCCGAAGCCCCCTCGCAGATGCCCTCACCTTGGCGTCGTGTTACCAACTCGACCGCTCTATAAGGCTATTGATTGCCGGTCCGGGACTGGACGGCGAGATCCCGGCCGTTGACCTGGCCGACCGCATGGGCCCACCGATCCTGACGCTCACGGCGGACCACATCGAACCGATCAGCGCAGTACTGGAATGGCACCCCTCCGAGGCCACGGGCATGCTGGCCGCCACAGCCCGAGGAGCCCGCGGCCTGTGTGAAGTAAGAGACGCGGGCCTACCGGTCCCACTGACCGACCAGAGCCCCGGCCTCCATGAAGCGGACCTACACCAGGCGTTGCAACGGAACGAGTTGGCTCGCGCCCTCCTCCCAACGGAAACCCTCGGCCAGGCGGAGCAGCGCAGCCGAGCGATCTGCGGATACTCGGAAATCGACTACGAACGCAACAAGGCGAACTGGCTCAACAGCCAGCCGAACCGGAAGCCCGACCCCACCCGCACGCTCCACTGCCTCGACGAGTTCCAGGAAGAAGCCCGCCACCGCGGCATCACACACACAACCTTCCGCAGAATCACCGAAGCTCTCGGTATCGTCGGCAAACAACGGCAAACTCTCCGGAAGTTGCTCATCAGCCACCGACCGAACCAGTACGAAGCGCCTCTCTGGCGCATCTCACCTGGCGCCTGA
- a CDS encoding PucR family transcriptional regulator: protein MGSLFAELARQASANARREVEAYAREIAEFGFLDTNSRARGETLEHALWLRRRTVELSPDNAELSDDGLGYIAAIGESRAAAGMSLDARQRVLRLHTSLMLREINEATEAQRGAGVGVGELMRMMHWFAPQGERGIRAYSQGFAAALRHRLPYVEQAALLARSLLKGDPIAAELASALGMELPERCAVAVIRVPDRPVGDRDLESEIEALVKTHRAPVTWWPGKGSGGSRGSRSGELIAVIPLRPAAPPAPPAAPAPPAPPAAPAPPGASDPVSDLVRDFAQALGRPCAAGTATSSLSEIADALDLARRISRAAPLRPASARLRPYTMSDVFVELAVADTPSVDAWLRAVGRRLQPGPDLVVTLDAYYRHDMHRGATAAALNVHPRTLDYRLRRVRELTGINPGSTRGVRIFSSVITRRLSEAWH from the coding sequence ATGGGCAGCCTTTTCGCCGAGTTGGCCCGGCAGGCTTCGGCCAACGCGCGCCGGGAGGTCGAGGCGTACGCGCGTGAGATCGCGGAGTTCGGGTTCCTGGACACGAACTCCCGGGCGCGGGGCGAGACGCTGGAGCACGCGCTGTGGTTGCGACGCCGTACGGTCGAACTCTCCCCTGACAACGCCGAACTGAGCGATGACGGCCTCGGCTACATCGCGGCGATCGGCGAGTCGCGGGCCGCGGCGGGGATGTCGCTGGACGCGCGGCAACGGGTCCTGCGACTGCACACCTCGCTCATGCTGCGCGAGATCAACGAAGCGACCGAGGCGCAGCGCGGCGCCGGAGTCGGAGTCGGCGAACTCATGCGGATGATGCACTGGTTCGCCCCTCAGGGAGAACGCGGTATCCGTGCCTACAGTCAGGGCTTCGCGGCGGCGCTGCGACACCGTCTGCCGTACGTCGAGCAGGCTGCCCTGCTGGCCAGGTCGCTGCTCAAAGGGGACCCCATAGCGGCGGAACTCGCCTCGGCCCTGGGCATGGAACTGCCCGAACGCTGCGCGGTGGCGGTGATCCGGGTGCCGGACCGGCCCGTCGGCGATCGTGACCTGGAGAGCGAGATCGAGGCGCTGGTGAAGACCCACCGGGCGCCGGTCACGTGGTGGCCGGGGAAGGGCAGCGGGGGCAGCAGGGGCAGCCGGAGTGGCGAGCTGATCGCCGTGATTCCCTTGCGCCCCGCCGCACCCCCGGCGCCCCCGGCGGCTCCAGCGCCCCCGGCGCCTCCGGCGGCTCCAGCGCCCCCGGGGGCCAGTGACCCGGTATCCGATCTCGTACGCGACTTCGCCCAGGCCCTGGGCCGCCCCTGCGCCGCCGGCACCGCCACCTCATCGCTGTCCGAGATCGCCGACGCCCTCGACCTGGCCCGGCGGATCAGCAGGGCGGCGCCGCTGCGACCGGCGTCCGCCCGGCTGCGGCCGTACACCATGTCGGACGTGTTCGTGGAACTCGCCGTGGCCGACACGCCGTCCGTCGACGCGTGGCTCCGCGCCGTGGGCCGGCGTCTGCAGCCCGGTCCGGACCTCGTCGTCACGCTTGACGCGTACTACCGCCACGACATGCACCGCGGCGCCACGGCGGCAGCTCTCAACGTCCACCCCCGCACCCTGGACTATCGCCTCCGCCGGGTGCGGGAACTCACCGGCATCAATCCCGGCTCGACGCGCGGCGTGCGCATTTTCAGCTCGGTCATTACGCGGCGCCTGTCGGAAGCGTGGCACTGA